One window of Nymphaea colorata isolate Beijing-Zhang1983 chromosome 11, ASM883128v2, whole genome shotgun sequence genomic DNA carries:
- the LOC116264734 gene encoding putative pectinesterase 63, translated as MAGKSFSAASGTKLSATFFIFQLLLAVASGYENTFRPMVRGESPGNPDNPLSSWVNQEMQKLQNSQMDAQSKDGGQDPKLQEAEKNRKVIKVAADGSGDFKTITDAVKSIPSGNTDRTIIKIKSGTYNEKVLIEKNKPFITFLGDSGSKPTIVFDGTAAKYGTFYSATVCVMSDYFMASNVIFKNSAPKPAPGAEGGQAVALRIAGDMAAFYKCEFIGFQDTLHDDSGRHYFENCQIQGTVDFIFGDGRSLYKGCTITSVADPKGISAMIAQGREGSSDSGGFTFVNCKVTGSGKADLNRAWRSYSRVVFANCYLDSVVSPEGWADHGLGDKNLFYGEYKCSGPGASDSSRVSYSMKLTDAQAKPFMDTSFIDASSWLRSPPSV; from the exons ATGGCCGGAAAATCGTTTTCCGCGGCTTCTGGGACTAAGCTTTCCGCCACATTCTTCATCTTTCAGTTGCTGCTCGCTGTGGCCTCCGGTTATGAAAACACTTTCAGGCCAATGGTGAGAGGGGAATCGCCGGGGAACCCGGACAACCCACTTTCGTCTTGGGTCAACCAGGAGATGCAGAAGCTTCAGAACTCCCAGATGGATGCTCAGTCCAAAGACGGCGGGCAGGATCCAAAGCTCCAGGAGGCAGAGAAGAACAGAAAGGTAATAAAAGTCGCCGCCGACGGCTCCGGCGATTTCAAGACGATAACCGACGCCGTCAAGAGCATCCCGTCGGGTAACACGGACAGGACGATCATCAAGATCAAGTCGGGCACCTACAATGAGAAGGTGCTGATCGAGAAGAACAAGCCGTTCATCACCTTCTTAGGCGACTCCGGCTCTAAGCCGACGATCGTCTTCGACGGCACCGCCGCCAAGTACGGGACCTTCTACAGCGCCACCGTCTGCGTCATGTCCGATTACTTCATGGCTTCCAACGTTATCTTTAAGAACTCCGCGCCCAAGCCAGCtccaggggcagagggaggacAGGCCGTGGCCCTGCGCATCGCCGGCGATATGGCTGCCTTCTACAAATGCGAATTCATAGGCTTCCAAGACACGCTCCACGACGATTCCGGCCGCCATTACTTCGAGAACTGCCAGATCCAGGGCACCGTGGATTTCATCTTTGGAGACGGAAGGTCCCTCTACAAG GGTTGTACCATTACCTCGGTAGCCGATCCCAAGGGAATATCGGCGATGATTGCACAAGGGAGGGAAGGCAGTAGCGACAGTGGTGGCTTCACCTTCGTCAACTGCAAGGTCACCGGCTCCGGAAAAGCAGACCTCAACCGAGCCTGGCGCAGCTACTCTAGAGTCGTCTTCGCCAATTGCTATTTGGACTCTGTGGTCAGTCCCGAAGGCTGGGCTGACCATGGGCTTGGCGACAA GAACTTGTTCTACGGTGAGTACAAGTGCAGCGGACCTGGGGCGAGCGATTCGAGTCGTGTGAGCTACTCGATGAAGCTGACGGACGCACAGGCGAAGCCCTTCATGGACACTTCTTTCATCGATGCCAGCTCCTGGCTCCGCTCACCTCCATCAGTCTGA
- the LOC116263569 gene encoding putative pectinesterase 63: MQSQSLLPPSPPLPPSPLEPPLQHFADSFMLGLSKFEAASRMAGERQPSVFAFALCKTLFLLSLLAVPLLAASSGNKSPVLVSELLQAEAKRKIITVSKDGTGDFQTVTDAVNSIKTGNSQRIIIHIKSGIYTEKVTIDRSKPFVTFYGDRNAMPTIRFGGRAAVYTTMFSATVAVESNYFMAVNIIFENSAPKPRPGEKGGQAVAMRISGDNAAFYNCRFLGFQDTLYDHSGRHYFKNCLIQGSVDFIFGNGRSLYEGCVLKSVADNVGVTAMVAQGRNSSNDAGGFSFVGCNVTGSGSAHLGRAWRGYSKVVFSYSYFSSVVNTRGWDQNGFPSQNLVFGEYKCMGPGANRAGRVKYARSLTDQQAAPFLSTTYIGARNWLLSPPSL, from the exons ATGCAATCCCAATCACTGCTACCGCCATCTCCACCATTGCCACCATCACCACTAGAACCGCCGCTGCAGCACTTTGCAGATTCTTTTATGCTTGGGCTGAGCAAGTTTGAAGCAGCTTCACGCATGGCAGGAGAACGCCAACCATCAGTTTTCGCCTTTGCATTATGCAAAACCCTGTTTCTTCTGTCCTTGCTTGCTGTTCCGCTGCTCGCGGCGTCTTCCGGAAACAAATCGCCGGTGCTTGTTAGTGAGCTCCTGCAGGCTGAGGCGAAGAGGAAGATCATAACAGTGAGCAAGGACGGAACGGGGGACTTCCAAACGGTGACTGATGCCGTTAACAGTATCAAGACTGGGAATTCCCAACGTATAATCATCCATATAAAGTCCGGAATCTACACAGAGAAGGTTACAATTGATCGCTCGAAGCCGTTTGTCACATTCTACGGCGACCGCAATGCGATGCCGACGATCAGATTCGGCGGGAGGGCGGCTGTCTACACGACGATGTTCAGTGCTACGGTTGCTGTCGAGTCCAACTACTTCATGGCTGTGAACATCATCTTTGAG AATTCAGCACCAAAACCAAGGCCTGGTGAGAAGGGAGGGCAAGCGGTGGCGATGCGTATCTCTGGGGACAATGCAGCATTCTACAACTGCCGGTTCTTGGGATTTCAGGACACCTTGTATGATCATTCCGGCCGGCATTACTTCAAGAATTGCTTGATACAGGGCTCCGTCGACTTCATTTTTGGCAACGGCAGGTCCTTATATGAG GGTTGCGTACTGAAGTCAGTTGCGGACAATGTCGGAGTGACGGCAATGGTTGCGCAAGGGCGCAACAGCTCCAATGACGCCGGCGGCTTCTCCTTCGTCGGCTGCAACGTGACGGGGAGCGGGAGCGCCCACCTGGGCCGAGCATGGCGTGGCTACTCTAAGGTCGTCTTCTCCTACAGCTACTTCTCCTCCGTCGTCAATACCCGAGGATGGGACCAAAACGGCTTCCCCAGCCA AAACCTGGTTTTTGGAGAATACAAGTGCATGGGTCCGGGAGCCAACAGAGCAGGGCGCGTGAAATATGCAAGATCCCTCACCGATCAACAGGCGGCGCCCTTCTTGAGCACAACATACATTGGAGCAAGAAACTGGCTGCTCTCTCCGCCCTCGTTGTAA
- the LOC116264631 gene encoding putative pectinesterase 63, with the protein MAETSFFMASKAKLWTVVILQLLVIACGNEQAFHVGGSTTPAPAAGAQDNSKNPLMGWVNQEMQNFQFSSMAAKDTDGGLDPKLQDAEKKKKVIVVAADGSGNFKTITDAIKSVPAGNTGRVIVKIKSGTYKEKVLIDKNKPFITFYGNPSSKPTIVYDGTAAKYGTFYSATVCVMSNYFMAVNIIFQNSAPKPKPGSQGGQAVALRIAGERAAFYSCDFIGYQDTLHDDSGLHYFKDCTIQGTVDFIFGDGRSYYTGCNLVSVNDAPGVSTMVAQGREKKGDMGGFSFVHCKVTGRGKQNMNRAWRGYSRVVFAYCYLDTVVTATGWDDHGISDHSGLYYGEYQCSGPGSSTAKRASYALVLNEGQAKPFIDPSFVKASQWLLPPPKL; encoded by the exons ATGGCTGAAACCTCCTTCTTCATGGCTTCCAAAGCGAAGCTTTGGACTGTAGTCATCCTTCAGTTATTGGTCATTGCTTGCGGTAATGAGCAAGCATTTCATGTGGGTGGGAGCACAACTCCAGCACCGGCAGCCGGAGCTCAGGACAACAGCAAAAACCCGCTTATGGGTTGGGTGAATCAAGAAATGCAAAATTTCCAGTTTTCTTCAATGGCAGCAAAGGATACCGACGGCGGATTAGACCCCAAGCTTCAGGACgctgagaagaagaagaaggtcatAGTGGTGGCTGCTGATGGGTCGGGGAACTTCAAAACGATAACGGATGCCATTAAAAGCGTTCCAGCCGGCAACACTGGGAGAGTGATCGTCAAGATCAAGTCGGGCACTTACAAGGAGAAGGTGCTCATCGATAAGAACAAGCCGTTCATCACCTTTTACGGCAACCCCAGCTCTAAGCCGACGATCGTCTACGACGGTACTGCCGCAAAGTATGGGACATTCTACAGTGCAACCGTCTGCGTTATGTCCAATTATTTCATGGCCGTCAACATAATCTTCCAG AACTCTGCTCCGAAGCCGAAACCGGGTTCGCAAGGTGGGCAGGCCGTTGCCCTGCGAATCGCCGGCGAGAGGGCCGCATTCTACAGCTGTGACTTCATAGGGTACCAAGACACGCTCCATGACGACAGCGGCCTGCACTACTTCAAGGACTGCACGATCCAGGGGACTGTAGATTTTATCTTTGGAGATGGAAGGTCCTATTACACG GGCTGTAACCTGGTCTCAGTTAACGATGCGCCGGGGGTGTCTACAATGGTGGCACAGGGAAGAGAGAAGAAGGGCGACATGGGAGGCTTCTCGTTCGTGCACTGCAAGGTAACGGGTCGCGGGAAACAGAACATGAACAGGGCATGGCGCGGCTACTCTAGGGTTGTCTTTGCCTACTGCTATTTGGACACTGTCGTCACTGCTACTGGTTGGGATGACCATGGCATCTCAGATCACTC GGGCCTCTACTATGGAGAGTACCAGTGTTCGGGGCCAGGTTCTTCGACGGCCAAGCGCGCCAGCTACGCATTGGTGCTCAACGAGGGGCAAGCGAAGCCCTTCATTGATCCAAGCTTTGTTAAGGCGAGCCAGTGGCTGCTTCCTCCACCGAAGCTGTGA
- the LOC116264822 gene encoding dormancy-associated protein homolog 3-like isoform X1: MGLLDKLWDDTVAGPQPESGLGRLRKHPTFGGSRPAPEAPTIEEARVSRAITIIKTSNFRDLAVDPNSGPASPVGSDAPESPLSWTPRGDVKRFRRKFPTESFERAEPRSPTVYDWVVISALDR, from the exons ATGGGCCTTCTGGACAAGCTCTGGGACGACACCGTCGCCGGGCCGCAGCCGGAGAGCGGCCTCGGCCGTCTCCGGAAGCACCCGACGTTCGGCGGGTCCCGTCCGGCGCCTGAGGCGCCGACGATCGAGGAGGCCCGCGTTTCCCGCGCCATCACCATCATCAAGACCTCGAATTTCCGCGACCTCGCCGTCGACCCTAACTCCGGCCCGGCCTCTCCCGTTGGCTCGGACGCTCCGGAGTCGCCTCTATCAT GGACCCCTCGTGGGGATGTAAAGAGATTCAGGAGAAAATTTCCAACCGAGTCGTTTGAGCGTGCTGAACCAAGAAGTCCTACCGTCTATGATTG
- the LOC116264822 gene encoding dormancy-associated protein homolog 3-like isoform X2, translating into MGLLDKLWDDTVAGPQPESGLGRLRKHPTFGGSRPAPEAPTIEEARVSRAITIIKTSNFRDLAVDPNSGPASPVGSDAPESPLSWTPRGDVKRFRRKFPTESFERAEPRSPTVYDCVGK; encoded by the exons ATGGGCCTTCTGGACAAGCTCTGGGACGACACCGTCGCCGGGCCGCAGCCGGAGAGCGGCCTCGGCCGTCTCCGGAAGCACCCGACGTTCGGCGGGTCCCGTCCGGCGCCTGAGGCGCCGACGATCGAGGAGGCCCGCGTTTCCCGCGCCATCACCATCATCAAGACCTCGAATTTCCGCGACCTCGCCGTCGACCCTAACTCCGGCCCGGCCTCTCCCGTTGGCTCGGACGCTCCGGAGTCGCCTCTATCAT GGACCCCTCGTGGGGATGTAAAGAGATTCAGGAGAAAATTTCCAACCGAGTCGTTTGAGCGTGCTGAACCAAGAAGTCCTACCGTCTATGATTG
- the LOC116264139 gene encoding uncharacterized protein LOC116264139 isoform X2 — MLKITVFPDKSFKHRFGAEETLHITLFSWVYFFLLVLSDANKRFLYDVGVYDSDEEDGDGMCDFLDEMAKMMGQASSSTAGSNSFESLQDLFEEMFPGNTTGSDSTSMSGTTSLSSETNTSMTGNKRNSCEMNFGEVSTKGSSDFSFGEVSTKGFSDFSFGEVSTKGFSDFSFGEVSTKGFSDFSSFEGNSLNGHLFCVGVGEVNTESSSKGSKHKNARKANGYTRNP; from the exons ATGTTGAAAATAACGGTGTTTCCTGACAAGAGCTTTAAACACCGGTTTGGAGCAGAGGAAACTTTGCATATAACGCTATTTTCGTGGGTGTACTTTTTCCTCCTAGTTCTCTCGGACGCCAACAAGAGATTCCTGTACGACGTGGGGGTCTACGACAGCGACGAAGAGGATGGCGAC GGCATGTGTGACTTCCTTGATGAAATGGCGAAGATGATGGGTCAGGCATCTTCTAGT ACTGCTGGATCAAATAGTTTTGAATCTCTTCAAGATCTTTTTGAGGAGATGTTCCCAGGTAACACGACTGGGTCGGATTCAACCTCAATGTCAGGAACCACCAGCCTGAGCAGTGAAACCAACACCTCCATGACTGGGAACAAGCGaaacagttgtgaaatgaattttgGTGAAGTCAGCACAAAAGGCTCCTCTGATTTCTCATTTGGTGAAGTCAGCACAAAAGGCTTCTCTGATTTCTCATTTGGTGAAGTCAGCACAAAAGGCTTCTCTGATTTCTCATTTGGTGAAGTCAGCACAAAAGGCTTCTCTGATTTCTCATCTTTCGAAGGCAATTCTCTCAATGGTCATCTTTTCTGCGTTGGG GTGGGAGAGGTGAACACAGAGTCAAGCAGCAAAGGAAGCAAGCACAAGAACGCGAGGAAAGCAAATGGCTACACAAGGAATCCATGA
- the LOC116264139 gene encoding uncharacterized protein LOC116264139 isoform X1, producing MDAGKETESDLYGVLGLKKDCSATDLRSAYKKLALRWHPDRCSYSGSDKHVEESKKKFQAVQEAYSVLSDANKRFLYDVGVYDSDEEDGDGMCDFLDEMAKMMGQASSSTAGSNSFESLQDLFEEMFPGNTTGSDSTSMSGTTSLSSETNTSMTGNKRNSCEMNFGEVSTKGSSDFSFGEVSTKGFSDFSFGEVSTKGFSDFSFGEVSTKGFSDFSSFEGNSLNGHLFCVGVGEVNTESSSKGSKHKNARKANGYTRNP from the exons ATGGATGCCGGAAAGGAGACAGAGAGCGACTTGTACGGGGTGCTGGGGCTGAAGAAGGATTGCTCCGCGACGGACCTGCGGAGCGCGTATAAGAAACTTGCTCTT AGATGGCACCCAGACAGGTGTTCCTACTCCGGCAGCGACAAGCACGTTGAGGAATCGAAGAAGAAATTCCAGGCCGTTCAGGAGGCTTACTCAG TTCTCTCGGACGCCAACAAGAGATTCCTGTACGACGTGGGGGTCTACGACAGCGACGAAGAGGATGGCGAC GGCATGTGTGACTTCCTTGATGAAATGGCGAAGATGATGGGTCAGGCATCTTCTAGT ACTGCTGGATCAAATAGTTTTGAATCTCTTCAAGATCTTTTTGAGGAGATGTTCCCAGGTAACACGACTGGGTCGGATTCAACCTCAATGTCAGGAACCACCAGCCTGAGCAGTGAAACCAACACCTCCATGACTGGGAACAAGCGaaacagttgtgaaatgaattttgGTGAAGTCAGCACAAAAGGCTCCTCTGATTTCTCATTTGGTGAAGTCAGCACAAAAGGCTTCTCTGATTTCTCATTTGGTGAAGTCAGCACAAAAGGCTTCTCTGATTTCTCATTTGGTGAAGTCAGCACAAAAGGCTTCTCTGATTTCTCATCTTTCGAAGGCAATTCTCTCAATGGTCATCTTTTCTGCGTTGGG GTGGGAGAGGTGAACACAGAGTCAAGCAGCAAAGGAAGCAAGCACAAGAACGCGAGGAAAGCAAATGGCTACACAAGGAATCCATGA
- the LOC116264139 gene encoding uncharacterized protein LOC116264139 isoform X3, producing the protein MDAGKETESDLYGVLGLKKDCSATDLRSAYKKLALRWHPDRCSYSGSDKHVEESKKKFQAVQEAYSVLSDANKRFLYDVGVYDSDEEDGDGMCDFLDEMAKMMGQASSSTAGSNSFESLQDLFEEMFPGNTTGSDSTSMSGTTSLSSETNTSMTGNKRNSCEMNFGEVSTKGFSDFSSFEGNSLNGHLFCVGVGEVNTESSSKGSKHKNARKANGYTRNP; encoded by the exons ATGGATGCCGGAAAGGAGACAGAGAGCGACTTGTACGGGGTGCTGGGGCTGAAGAAGGATTGCTCCGCGACGGACCTGCGGAGCGCGTATAAGAAACTTGCTCTT AGATGGCACCCAGACAGGTGTTCCTACTCCGGCAGCGACAAGCACGTTGAGGAATCGAAGAAGAAATTCCAGGCCGTTCAGGAGGCTTACTCAG TTCTCTCGGACGCCAACAAGAGATTCCTGTACGACGTGGGGGTCTACGACAGCGACGAAGAGGATGGCGAC GGCATGTGTGACTTCCTTGATGAAATGGCGAAGATGATGGGTCAGGCATCTTCTAGT ACTGCTGGATCAAATAGTTTTGAATCTCTTCAAGATCTTTTTGAGGAGATGTTCCCAGGTAACACGACTGGGTCGGATTCAACCTCAATGTCAGGAACCACCAGCCTGAGCAGTGAAACCAACACCTCCATGACTGGGAACAAGCGaaacagttgtgaaatgaattttgGTGAAGTCAGCACAAAAG GCTTCTCTGATTTCTCATCTTTCGAAGGCAATTCTCTCAATGGTCATCTTTTCTGCGTTGGG GTGGGAGAGGTGAACACAGAGTCAAGCAGCAAAGGAAGCAAGCACAAGAACGCGAGGAAAGCAAATGGCTACACAAGGAATCCATGA